A portion of the Rhizoctonia solani chromosome 6, complete sequence genome contains these proteins:
- a CDS encoding Sugar (and other) transporter, which translates to MAARDVSGHMTTTNFWMGTLAWCGQEHGRSANPSCPSPAVRLRAFFLPQLSPREPASAMGKGYSPRIAANPYIVGSFACIGGGLFGLDISSMSGVLSNPSYLRVFNHPDSNAQGAMVASMPAGSLFGALTVSWLADKIGRKRVIQISGLVWVVGSILQCAAVNRGMLVVGRIISGFAIGLASSTVPLYQSEITPPAIRGRMVSLQQWAITWGILIQYFIQFGCSYIDGVASFRIPWGLQLIPGLILSIGMTWFPESPRWLMDHDRYDEALEVLSDVHGHGDPNAELVQLEYNEIREAVEFERKEGAKKWSDLLRPGVFRRVVLGTSLQMWSQLTGMNVMMYYVVYVFEGAGIVGRRGNLIASSVQYVLNVVATIPAIIFIDKWGRRPMLLIGLAFMSFWLFLVGGLQGGYGNWGTSTTGDRVWVIEGHDSVTKGIIVCSYLDLPAACACQGSIVVDGHELDLQFCACMGRPPGFATISYKTYFIFATFNAAAFIHVLFMYPETKGRTLEEIEEIFAQGHTFAAWKIKNDVGHRTLAQVKGATQHEQSSDEKIAHVHDEKAHV; encoded by the exons ATGGCTGCCCGCGATGTAAGCGGACATATGACCACCACCAATTTCTGGATGGGGACACTGGCCTGGTGTGGCCAGGAACACGGTCGTTCGGCAAACCCATCCTGCCCTTCTCCA GCGGTGAGACTTCGAGCCTTCTTCCTCCCCCAGCTCTCGCCCCGCGAACCAGCAAGCGCCATGGGTAAAGGT TACTCTCCCCGCATTGCGGCGAACCCGTACATCGTTGGTTCCTTCGCATGCATCGGTGGTGGTCTATTCGGTCTGGACATCTCGTCCATGTCCGGGGTTTTGTCCAACCCCAGCTATCTCCGCGTTTTCAACCACCCCGACAGTAATGCTCAGGGTGCAATGGTCGCTAGCATGCCAGCAG GTTCTCTCTTTGGTGCATTGACGGTGTCCTGGTTGGCCGATAAGATTGGCCGAAAGCGAGTCATTCAAATTTCTGGTCTCGTTTGGGTTGTCGGTTCGATCTTACAGTGCGCTGCGGTG AACCGTGGTATGCTCGTTGTTGGCCGTATCATCTCTGGTTTCGCT ATTGGTCTTGCTTCGTCGACCGTGCCCCTCTACCAATCGGAAATCACTCCTCCGGCTATCCGTGGTCGCATGGTCTCTCTGCAACAGTGGGCTATCACTTGGGGAAT TCTGATCCAGTACTTTATCCAGTTCGGCTGCTCTTACATCGATGGCGTTGCTTCTTTCCGCATTCCCTGGGGTCTCCAGCTTATACCTGGTCTGATCCTCTCAATCGGCATGACGTGGTTCCCAGAGTCTCCTCGATGGCTCATGGACCACGACCGGTACGACGAAGCACTGGAGGTGCTGTCCGACGTTCACGGGCACGGAGATCCCAACGCCGAGCTTGTGCAGCTAGAGTACAACGAGATCAGGGAGGCAGTAGAGTTTGAGCGTAAAGAAGGAGCCAAGAAATGGTCAGACTTGTTGAGGCCGGGTGTATTCCGTCGCGTGGTACTGGGAACGTCGCTGCAGATGTGGTCTCAGCTTACGGGTATGAA CGTGATGATGTACTATGTTGTATACGTGTTCGAAGGTGCTGGTATCGTTGGTCGTCGCGGCAACCTGATCGCATCGTCGGTACAGTACGTCCTGAACGTGGTTGCGACCATCCCTGCGATCATCTTCATCGACAAGTGGGGTCGTCGCCCAATGCTTCTGATCGGTCTCGCATTCATGTCGTTCTGGCTGTTCCTTGTCGGTGGTCTTCAGGGCGGATACGGAAACTGGGGAACCTCGACCACGGGTGACCGTGTATGGGTGATCGAGGGACACGATAGCGTAACAAAGGGGATCATCGTGTGCTCGTACCT AGATCTTCCCGCTGCGTGTGCGTGCCAAGGGTCAATCGTTGTCGACGGCCACGAACTGGATCTTCAATTTTGCGCTTGCATGGGCCGTCCTCCTGGTTTCGCTACGATC TCGTACAAGACATACTTTATCTTTGCGACCTTCAACGCCGCTGCGTTTATCCATGTGCTGTTCATGTACCCGGAGACCAAGGGACGTACTCTGGAGGAGATCGAAGAGATCTTTGCCCAGGGCCACACGTTTGCCGCCTGGAAGATCAAGAACGACGTGGGCCACAGGACCCTTGCCCAGGTCAAGGGCGCCACCCAG CACGAGCAATCGAGCGACGAGAAGATTGCGCATGTTCACGACGAGAAGGCGCATGTCTGA
- a CDS encoding cytochrome P450 family protein, translated as MTLRIDHGLYPRVANFQYVQYIKDTGRTYPLHQPIPTSMSSFDNIVAFLSSHEYETSSALLYSPLLLVGLAGAAGAYRKVHTNRVDSSSIPPSPPKHWLWGNKEIMGKPYRHVLLGTKYKHELGDIISTTTLTNTTIYLNTIELATEFLEKHTSVTSDRPRDVMSQDILGWATSAAFRNHDETHKKMRRVLASALHPTAARSYGPQHVETTLDLLREVASDPTLFMESTNNAVATFAIRLAYGYTPKAQKDPILPLAQESIRYLGISVSNYWLVNDFPLLKHIPSWLPGAEFQRIGEKGYRLRKSYADTMFNVVQEQVVQGRVEQPSYVSGLLESKGGANANDDDIYLIKYTGASIFSAGASTTAAVVKSFFLMACLYPEAVKRAQAEIDSVVGRERIPGLPDRSDLPYTEALVQEVMRMCPPAPLGLSHLVTEEFEFHGYRIPKGASVNGNIWAMLRDPNHFVSPHTFDPARFMGPNPEPDPRKYIFGFGRRVCPGLHVANNSSWVMCAGLLSVFNFQPGPQLAAKVASLGGRESEKLYELTEPYGPGDPLPFDCELKPRDAAAISLLENSD; from the exons ATGACGCTTCGCATTGACCATGGGTTATACCCGCGAGTCGCCAATTTCCAGTATGTGCAGTATATAAAGGATACTGGAAGGACTTATCCCCTACACCAACCGATCCCTACAAGCATGTCCAGCTTTGACAATATTGTCGCGTTTCTATCTTCTCATGAATACGAGACGAGTTCTGCTCTCTTGTATTCCCCATTGCTTCTTGTCGGTCTTGCTGGTGCTGCCGGGGCTTACCGTAAAGTCCATACTAATCGGGTAGACTCCTCGTCCatccctccatctccgcccAAACACTGGCTCTGGGGCAACAAAGAGATTATGGGGAAGCCGTATCGACACGTCCTCCTTGGAACTAAATACAAACATGAGCTTG GTGATATCATTAGTACTACAACATTAACGAACACTACTATCTATCTCAACACTATAGAACTGGCAACGGAATTTCTTGAAAAGCATACATCAGTGACTTCCGATCGTCCACGCGATGTTATGAGCCAGGATAT CTTGGGATGGGCCACTTCTGCAGCTTTCCGCAACCACGATGAGACGCATAAAAAAATGCGTCGAGTACTGGCCTCTGCGCTCCATCCAACAGCTGCTCGTTCATACGGACCACAACATGTTGAGACAACTCTCGATCTTCTTCGTGAAGTCGCTTCCGACCCGACTTTGTTTATGGAATCAACCAATAATGCTGTCGCAACTTTCGCAATTAGACTTGCGTATGGGTATACTCCCAAGGCACAAAAAGATCCAATACTTCCTTTGGCTCAAGAGTCCATCCGTTACCTTGGAATTTCAGTCAGTAACTATTGGCTGGTCAACGACTTCCCCCTGT TGAAACACATACCAAGTTGGCTCCCGGGGGCAGAGTTCCAGAGAATTGGCGAGAAAGGGTACAGATTGCGCAAAAGCTACGCAGATACCATGTTCAATGTGGTACAAGAGCAAGTT GTTCAGGGGCGTGTAGAGCAACCGTCGTATGTTTCTGGCCTACTTGAATCGAAAGGTGGCGCGAATGCAAACGATGATGATATCTACCTTATTAAATATACGGGAGCATCGATTTTCTCAG CTGGAGCGTCGACA ACTGCAGCCGTCGTCAAATCATTCTTTCTGATGGCATGTCTATATCCAGAGGCTGTAAAGCGGGCACAAGCAGAGATCGATTCAGTAGTTGGGAGAGAGAGAATCCCGGGACTACCCGATAGGTCGGATCTTCCCTATACCGAGGCACTTGTGCAAGAGGTTATGAGAATGTGCCCCCCTGCTCCATTGG GTTTGTCCCACCTGGTTACTGAAGAGTTCGAATTCCATGGCTACCGAATCCCAAAAGGCGCATCCGTAAATGGAAACATTTG GGCAATGCTTCGCGATCCAAACCATTTTGTTTCCCCGCATACATTCGACCCGGCTCGCTTCATGGGTCCTAACCCGGAGCCTGACCCCCGGAAATATATATTTGGGTTCGGTCGTCGAGTCTGCCCCGGTCTGCATGTTGCCAATAACAGTTCGTGGGTGATGTGCGCCGGGTTATTATCCGTGTTCAACTTCCAGCCGGGACCACAATTAGCAGCTAAGGTTGCAAGCCTAGGCGGAAGGGAGTCCGAGAAATTGTATGAGTTGACCGAGCCGTATGGACCTGG CGACCCACTACCGTTTGATTGCGAGCTGAAGCCCCGAGATGCAGCGGCAATATCCTTATTGGAAAATTCCGACTGA
- a CDS encoding glycoside hydrolase family 16 protein, whose amino-acid sequence MLASLLTAAILGLPLAAQAATYTIAQNHSGANFFDGWVFTEGIDATTVGNVLYQSREAALQQKLAYVDGNGHAIIKVDNTTVGTGDTYGRASIKINSTASFGKGSLVIMDANHLPYGCSVWPAYWSQGSPASEWPKYGEIDIIENVNLATVNQMALHTTQGCTLASGTEVTGKIISNDCFNGTNGNQGCIVQGATDASYGAGFAGVGGGVYALEWSSEGNGLRIWFFQRGSIPSDMASSSPNPNNWGTPTAAWPESGCNTSQFFGPQTLILDITLCGNFAGAPSTFQATCSGVCTDLIKTPSNYNDAYFDINYLRVFSDGTSGSNSGPTLTATTSTATSTSAGSNGPSTTTNGATSMLALGLGSMIFIAAVAGLSIA is encoded by the exons ATGCTCGCATCTCTGTTAACTGCTGCAATTTTGGGGCTGCCACTTGCTGCGCAAGCGGCGACGTACACCATTGCTCAGAATCATTCCGGGGCGAACTT CTTCGACGGCTGGGTGTTCACCGAAGGTATCGACGCGACTACCGTTGGGAACGTTTT GTACCAATCTCGTGAAGCAGCTCTCCAGCAAAAACTGGCATATGTCGATGGCAATGGTCATGCCATTATCAAG gTGGACAACACAACTGTGGGAACGGGTGACACATATGGTCGAGCTTCGATCAAGATCAACAGTACCGCCAGTTTTGGGAAGGGTAGCCTCGTCATTATGGATGCCAATCATCTTCCTTACGGA TGTTCTGTCTGGCCTGCTTACTGGTCACAGGGAAGCCCAGCTTCGGAGTGGCCGAAATATGGCGAGATTGATATAATCGAAAATGTAAACTTGGCAACGGTCAATCAGATGGCACTGCATACGACACAAGGATGTACACTCGCAAGCGGCACAGAGGTCACTGGAAAGATTATATCCAACGACTGCTTTAATGGCACAAATGGAAATCAAGGGTGCATCGTCCAAGGAGCGACCGATGCGTCTTACGGAGCCGGATTCGCGGG GGTTGGCGGTGGAGTGTACGCTCTCGAATGGTCATCAGAAGGCAATGGACTCAGGATTTGGTTCTTTCAACGTGGTTCAATCCCCAGTGACATGGCCAGCTCAAGTCCAAACCCCAACAACTGGGGAACACCCACCGCCGCGTGGCCTGAAAGTGGCTGTAACACCTCCCAGTTCTTTGGTCCACAGACACTTATTCTT GATATCACGCTCTGTGGGAATTTTGCCGGAGCCCCTTCCACTTTCCAGGCCACTTGCTCCGGAGTATGCACAGATTTAATCAAGACACCATCGAACTACAATGATGCATATTTTGATATCAACTATCTTCGTGTTTTCTCCGA TGGCACATCTGGATCCAATTCTGGGCCGACTCTAACAGCGACAACTTCCACGGCTACTTCTACTTCGGCCGGTTCAAACGGTCCCAGTACTACTACTAACGGCGCAACGTCTATGCTGGCCTTGGGTCTTGGCAGCATGATCTTTATCGCAGCTGTTGCTGGCCTCAGTATTGCTTGA
- a CDS encoding chitin deacetylase produces MSVRYTRPASRPSISSHTYNKRSGDTRAQDASFTAETSFVHAPLNSRVQKPTNNERERAPPLRDMPLEVQEAIILEDLLSVLLGIDGTYIARTGPENRSIYCRFWTRSCAERSGGQDATTSDHHYCSCVGFVEARAHIEFGSVCHALCAAVRSVLKDYTTLITQLEHLFHTSPAFSLQQLWFHVHPVMRTLSLIHSVADDIISPPTASLSPSSSAASDEEEDEEERKKNEELGLGGVKAVLMGLALALRAGNVQGGEVLGILWDRWVAMSGDPPASALLRKLLTAASAPYAQILRTWTHHGTLHDPHGEFFVRARVGAGEGVKGGRGTREDYTDEYWERRYTLRDGSHAPHPSTAASTGQSVLSAPPPPSALVPRPRVPGGRLPGGACVPPSLEGWKHKVLLAGKYLNVVREWGGDAAGVRIGLKELEDRAKGIAKDSEGDEEGTERAASRASNRKPRGSTSDKAKPKDSASNDGDTTGSTDGAMDTPPFYKSVEEAYTYANRTLLRVLMEDQMLVPRLRSLKYYFFLPRSSFLTHFLDLAHLELQSTRAGDQRSRRTNKFRFSCGSVRSRGVGTNSRPPKHGDAPSFREDVKISMASSGLYEWLLKVVSVSGAIDDTGGDGNDEQFAASRSRIPIHLKHVEQMLGGMWVEQMLGAWRHPVITRAGSGLESRSVSRSESRASHHSGPSSAHPNNPGAQSSLPNTIPNPNHPHTSHYPTALHADFERWRRRVFLLRARMLAFVQQILAFATFEVLEPNWKALEKRLERVSTVDQVLRDHVDFLDTCLKECMLTSAKLLRVYSNLLVTISMFAQYASSFTRSARDVLTALEQEANGEPAARPVDMKKEWFCYTRVYQPNRDPIASIYASMPTQATVPLDTTYTAGATPPVSGAPALPTRSAIIPSNYPALDQVPPINSPEVQQWIKEVQNSGVVIPGFAPTQPGGCSDPSNAAAVANASASGTCWWTCGGCSRDTDITTCPDQKTWGLSFDDGPSPYTPNLLQYLDQQKLKSTFFIVGSRAISRPEILQTQYMGGHQLSVHTWSHPSLTTLSTEQIIAELGWTKKAIKEITGVTPNTMRPPYGDLDDRVRAISKAMGLTPIIWTSAGGGDFDTNDWHVPGGLSAEVVLSSFETILSKASTLNTGFIVLSHDLYQQTVDIATGYIIPDALARGFQLKNIVTCLRKPLSEAYIETSSNKTSPASTGTLDVSSSGTLSTSSTATPIHGSSSSSSSVGSKNNAQTHSAKAPLA; encoded by the exons ATGAGCGTGCGATATACTCGACCGGCTTCGCGTCCAAGTATATCATCTCACACGTATAATAAA CGCTCAGGCGACACTC GAGCCCAAGACGCGTCGTTTACGGCCGAAACATCGTTTGTGCATGCGCCGCTCAACTCGCGAGTGCAAAAGCCAACCAACAATGAGCGCGAGAGAGCTCCTCCCTTGCGTGATATGCCGCTCGAGGTGCAAGAGGCTATCATACTTGAGGATCTGCTCTCCGTGCTATTAGGCATCGATGGGACATACATTGCGAGAACTGGACCAGAGAACCGCTCAATTTACTGTCGATTCTGGACTCGATCCTGCGCTGAGAGATCTGGTGGGCAGGATGCTACCACTAGCGACCACCACTACTGCTCTTGCGTTGGTTTCGTCGAGGCTCGTGCTCATATCGAGTTTGGATCTGTTTGCCACGCGCTCTGTGCTGCTGTCCGATCCGTGCTAAAG GACTATACAACCCTAATCACCCAATTGGAACATCTCTTTCATACCTCGCCGGCGTTCTCTCTACAACAGCTATGGTTCCATGTGCACCCGGTCATGCGCACACTGTCGCTCATCCATTCCGTCGCGGACGATATAATATCTCCTCCCACCGCTTCCCTCAGTCCCTCGTCGTCTGCGGCGTctgacgaggaagaggacgAAGAAGAGCGCAAGAAGAACGAAGAATTAGGGCTGGGCGGAGTCAAGGCCGTCTTAATGGGGTTGGCGTTGGCGTTGAGAGCGGGCAATGTTCAAGGCGGAGAGGTCCTTGGGATACTTTGGGATAGATGGGTGGCCATGAGTGG AGATCCCCCTGCGTCGGCTCTTTTGCGCAAATTATTGACTGCTGCATCGGCCCCCTATGCTCAGATTCTGAGGACATGGACTCACCACGGAACTCTTCACGACCCGCACGGAGAATTCTTTGTTCGCGCGAGGGTTGGTGCTGGCGAGGGAGTAAAGGGAGGCAGAGGGACCCGCGAAGATTATACGGATGAATATTGGGAGAGAAGGTACACG CTTCGTGACGGCTCTCACGCCCCGCATCCTTCCACAGCTGCCAGCACCGGCCAGTCCGTCTTATCCGCTCCCCCTCCTCCTTCAGCGCTAGTCCCTCGACCTCGTGTACCAGGGGGTCGTCTTCCAGGAGGGGCTTGTGTCCCTCCTTCGTTGGAAGGATGGAAACACAAGGTCCTACTTGCCGGGAAGTATCTCAACGTCGTTCGCGAGTGGGGAGGAGACGCGGCCGGAGTGAGGATTGGCCTCAAAGAACTCGAAGATAGAGCCAAGGGGATCGCGAAAGACTCGGAAGGCGATGAAGAGGGAACGGAACGTGCCGCCTCCCGAGCGAGTAACCGTAAGCCCAGGGGCTCGACTTCGGACAAGGCCAAACCCAAGGATTCGGCCTCGAATGACGGCGACACGACCGGTTCGACTGATGGTGCGATGGACACTCCCCCGTTTTACAAGAGCGTGGAAGAGGCGTATACGTATGCGAACAGGACGCTACTTCGAGTTTTAATGGAGGATCAAATGCTGGTGCCTAGGCTCCG ATCCCTCAAGTATTACTTCTTCCTGCCTCGCTCGTcctttctcactcattttcTGGATCTGGCCCATCTCGAACTAC AGTCTACTCGAGCTGGCGATCAGCGGTCCCGAAGAACCAACAAGTTTCGGTTCAGCTGCGGTAGTGTCCGGAGTCGGGGCGTCGGCACCAACTCTCGACCACCGAAACATGGCGACGCACCTTCGTTTCGTGAGGACGTAAAGATCAGCATGGCTTCGTCCGGACTCTACGAGTGGCTTCTCAAGGTCGTGAGCGTGAGCGGGGCGATTGACGATACGGGCGGAGACGGGAACGACGAACAGTTTGCGGCGTCTCGGTCGAGGA TTCCTATACATTTGAAACATGTCGAACAGATGCTCGGAGGGATGTGGGTCGAACAGATGCTTGGGGCTTGGCGCCACCCTGTAATCACTCGCGCTGGTTCGGGACTAGAAAGTCGATCCGTCAGTCGATCCGAAAGCCGTGCAAGCCACCACTCGGGCCCCTCTTCCGCCCACCCCAATAACCCAGGTGCTCAGAGTTCATTACCCAACACCATTCCCAACCCCAATCATCCTCACACTTCCCACTACCCTACGGCGCTCCATGCCGATTTCGAGCGCTGGCGTCGAAGGGTGTTCCTTCTCCGCGCCCGCATGCTGGCCTTTGTCCAACAAATACTCGCGTTTGCGACATTTGAAGTGTTGGAGCCCAATTGGAAGGCGCTGGAGAAACGACTGGAACGCGTATCGACTGTTGACCAAGTACTAAGGGACCACGTCGACTTTTTGGATACGTGCCTCAAGGAATGTATGCTTACCAGCGCGAAGCTTCTTAGG GTCTACTCTAATTTATTAGTTACGATTTCCATGTTCGCCCAATACGCCTCGTCGTTTACTCGTTCTGCGCGAGACGTCCTGACTGCACTGGAACAAGAGGCCAATGGAGAACCGGCAGCGAGGCCCGTGGATATGAAGAAAGAATG GTTCTGTTACACTCGCGTCTACCAACCCAACCGCGATCCCATTGCTTCCATCTATGCTAGTATGCCTACACAGGCGACTGTCCCTTTGGACACCACTTATACGGCTGGCGCTACTCCCCCAGTCAGTGGAGCACCAGCATTACCTACCCGTTC CGCTATCATTCCATCCAACTACCCTGCTCTTGATCAAGTTCCCCCTATCAATAGTCCCGAGGTACAACAAtggatcaaggaagtccaaaACTCTGGGGTAGTCATTCCAGGGTTCGCGCCAACACAACCTGGAG GATGCAGTGACCCCTCCAATGCTGCTGCTGTCGCCAATGCGAGTGCAAGCGGAACATGCTGGTGGACTTGTGGTGGATGCTCTCGTGACACAGATATCACTACCTGTCCTGACCAAA AAACCTGGGGTCTCTCGTTCGACGATGGGCCATCACCTTATACTCCTAATCTCCTTCAATACCTGGACCAGCAGAAGCTGAAATCCACTTTCTTCATTGTCGGGTCTCGCGCTATCTCCCGTCCTGAAATACTTCAGACACAGTACATGGGCGGCCACCAACTCTCCGTACATACATGGTCTCATCCATCCCTAACCACCTTGTCAACGGAACAAATTATCGCCGAGTTGGGTTGGACCAAGAAAGCGATCAAGGAAATCACTGGAGTAACTCCAAACACTATGCGACCTCCTTACGGTGATCTCGATGATCGTGTGCGGGCAATCTCCAAGGCAATGGGCCTGACACCAATCATTTGGACCAGTGCCGGTGGAGGCGATTTCGATACCAACGACTGGCATGTTCCAGGTGGCCTCTCCGCCGAGGTAGTCTTGTCGTCCTTCGAAACAATTCTTTCCAAAGCTAGCACCCTCAATACCGGATTTATTGTCTTGTCCCATGATCTCTACCAACAAACAGTCGATATTGCTACCGGCTACATCATCCCCGATGCTCTCGCTCGCGGGTTCCAGCTCAAGAATATCGTAACTTGCCTTAGGAAACCTCTTTCCGAGGCATATATCGAGACAAGCAGTAACAAGACCAGTCCTGCTAGCACCGGTACCTTGGATGTTAGCAGCTCAGGAACTCTATCGACCTCGTCTACAGCGACCCCTATTCATGggtcctcttcctcttcttcctcggtagGATCCAAGAACAATGCTCAAACTCATTCGGCAAAAGCTCCTTTGGCTTGA